The following are encoded in a window of Candidatus Eisenbacteria bacterium genomic DNA:
- a CDS encoding Ppx/GppA family phosphatase yields MVRIGAVDIGTNSVRLLVADVDEKERLKTAHRMGEISRLGEGLDRTGVIDEAAAARTLDCLERFVHEAEYSGASQIRVAGTNAFRVARNGRDVADHYAQRIGYPVDILTGEEEAGLVFLAVMSGLSAPHGRSVVVDIGGGSTEIICGEGEKGTQLISLELGCVRLTERLIQGDPPVEDELERIRAHVREVFAEKLGGFDGSRIDRAVGVGGTVTAFGALDLGLTKYDPSRIENHLLSRERIASIEKHLCSIPLDQRRDLAGVSRGRADIIPAGAVILSEFVNRFPVPGVYVSTRGLRYGLVLSEARKVWRAQGAPVGN; encoded by the coding sequence ATGGTGAGGATCGGTGCGGTCGACATCGGCACCAACTCGGTGCGTCTCCTGGTTGCCGATGTGGACGAGAAAGAGCGCCTCAAAACCGCACACCGGATGGGAGAGATCTCGCGCCTGGGCGAGGGTCTCGATCGGACGGGGGTGATTGATGAGGCCGCGGCCGCGAGGACCCTCGACTGCCTCGAGCGCTTCGTTCACGAGGCGGAATACAGCGGGGCCAGCCAGATCCGCGTTGCCGGAACCAACGCCTTCCGTGTCGCCCGCAACGGGCGCGATGTGGCCGACCACTACGCCCAGCGCATCGGATACCCCGTCGACATCCTGACCGGAGAGGAAGAGGCCGGGCTCGTATTTCTCGCGGTGATGAGCGGCCTCAGCGCGCCGCACGGCCGGTCGGTGGTCGTGGACATCGGGGGGGGAAGCACCGAGATCATCTGCGGCGAAGGAGAGAAGGGCACGCAGCTCATCAGCCTCGAGCTGGGCTGCGTCCGGCTGACCGAGCGGCTCATCCAGGGCGACCCTCCGGTCGAGGACGAATTGGAGCGGATCCGGGCCCATGTGCGCGAGGTCTTCGCGGAGAAGCTGGGGGGTTTTGATGGGAGCCGGATCGACCGCGCCGTCGGGGTCGGCGGCACGGTTACGGCCTTCGGCGCGCTCGACTTGGGCCTGACGAAGTACGATCCCTCCCGCATCGAAAATCACCTCCTGAGCCGGGAACGCATCGCGTCCATCGAGAAACACCTCTGCTCGATCCCATTGGATCAGCGCCGCGACCTGGCCGGCGTGAGCCGGGGCAGGGCCGACATCATCCCTGCCGGGGCCGTGATCCTCTCAGAATTCGTGAACCGGTTCCCCGTTCCCGGGGTGTACGTTTCCACGAGGGGGCTTCGCTACGGTCTCGTCTTGAGCGAGGCGCGAAAGGTTTGGCGGGCTCAGGGGGCCCCGGTCGGAAACTGA